A region from the Tigriopus californicus strain San Diego chromosome 9, Tcal_SD_v2.1, whole genome shotgun sequence genome encodes:
- the LOC131887467 gene encoding ceramide glucosyltransferase-like encodes MDSNLWPWHHPPWHRWTIQLWIQLVAAVVFLISWVVLRFFHILALIKAKWWLHRKKPCSVALSNEEGVPGVSIVKPLCSGADANLVRNLETFFTLNYPKFEILFCIQDQEDSRLRYFVESLIEKYPDVDAKVFSGGEVVGVNPKINNMQPAFQASQYELILVSDSGIRMSEDTLTDMVSCMTKNVGLVHQLPFICDKSGIAGTLEKVYFGTSHARIYLAADVLGFNCATGMSALMRKEILTAVGGLKAFSSYIAEDYFMAKSVLNSGFKIQVSSQPAQQNPGDSSITNFHSRITRWTKLRYAMCPGLMVFEPISDSVIQGVVCAWALFFLFRWDPVTFIMLHLLLWFIMDWALIHLVQNGPLPFSKFEFLVTWVFRELTAPCILIAAHVNPSVTWRNKRFRLKWGGVAEKVETSDPDEPSLIPITITSSALTTTSSPSSSSSIVIPTRPMAVSMAASTAMLDGTMPVYAPLSHQGGAAEKFICKEIDTIQS; translated from the exons ATGGACTCCAACTTGTGGCCCTGGCATCACCCGCCTTGGCATCGATGGACCATTCAACTTTGGATTCAGTTGGTGGCGGCTGTGGTCTTCTTAATCTCTTGGGTGGTGCTCCGATTCTTTCACATCTTAGCCCTGATAAAAGC CAAATGGTGGCTTCATCGCAAGAAACCGTGTAGCGTGGCACTCTCCAATGAAGAGGGCGTTCCTGGTGTCTCAATTGTCAAACCACTGTGCTCGGGGGCAGATGCGAATCTGGTCCGTAATCTCGAAACATTTTTCACGCTAAACTATCCAAAG tttgaaattttattttgcatCCAAGATCAAGAGGATTCTCGCTTACGTTATTTCGTAGaaagtttgattgaaaaatatccTGATGTGGACGCAAAG GTGTTCTCCGGGGGAGAAGTCGTAGGAGTCAATCCTAAAATCAACAATATGCAACCCGCCTTTCAAGCATCTCAATACGAGCTCATTTTGGTTTCTGATAGTGGTATACGAA TGAGCGAAGATACCCTGACTGACATGGTTTCTTGCATGACCAAAAATGTTGGCCTTGTTCAccaattgccattcatttgtGATAAAAGTGGAATCGCTGGGACCCTCGAGAAG GTATATTTTGGCACTTCTCACGCTCGGATCTATTTGGCAGCCGACGTGTTGGGGTTCAACTGTGCCACGGGTATGTCTGCCCTAATGAGGAAGGAGATTCTCACCGCGGTAGGTGGTTTAAAAGCATTTAGCTCCTACATAGCCGAGGATTATTTCATGGCCAAGAGCGTCCTCAATAGCGGGTTCAAGATTCAAGTGAGCTCTCAACCCGCGCAACAAAACCCAGGAGATTCCAGTATTACTAACTTCCATTCCCGAATCACAAG GTGGACCAAACTACGATACGCCATGTGTCCTGGTCTAATGGTGTTTGAGCCGATATCAGACAGTGTGATTCAAGGCGTGGTCTGTGCTTGGGCattgttctttcttttccgttGGGATCCAGTCACATTCATCATGCTTCATTTGTTATTGTGGTTCATCATGGATTGGGCTCTGATACACCTGGTCCAGAATGGTCCTTTGCCTTTTAGCAAATTCGAATTCCTCGTCACATGGGTCTTCCGAGAGTTGACGGCACCTTGTATACTAATCGCTGCCCATGTAAACCCATCCGTAACGTGGCGAAACAAGCGATTCAGGCTGAAGTGGGGAGGTGTGGCAGAAAAAGTGGAAACTAGTGATCCAGATGAACCCTCTCTAATCCCCATTACAATTACGTCTTCTGCACTTACTACTACCTCCtcaccctcctcttcctcctccatcGTCATCCCCACCAGACCAATGGCTGTGTCAATGGCTGCTTCAACGGCTATGCTTGATGGCACAATGCCTGTCTATGCCCCTCTCTCTCATCAAGGTGGTGCCGCggaaaagtttatttgcaaagaaattgatACCATTCAGTCGTGA